From one Gracilibacillus salinarum genomic stretch:
- a CDS encoding RluA family pseudouridine synthase: MSIEILYEDNHLLMVEKPVNLPVQQDQSNDHDLLNILKEDIKYRYQKPGNVYLGLVHRLDRPVGGAMVFAKTSKAASRLSNTIRKNEIDKTYLAVVRGVPDQATGHFVDYLVKDKKQNKVSVTSSQSKQAKKAELGYELLASESGLSLVKIHLYTGRPHQIRVQFASRNMPLYGDQKYGAKQNKPGQQISLWSHRLRFFHPVRQEEISKKSFPPDTFPWSKWNDILYA, translated from the coding sequence ATGAGTATCGAAATTTTATATGAAGACAATCATTTGTTAATGGTTGAAAAACCTGTTAACTTGCCGGTGCAACAAGATCAAAGTAATGATCATGACTTATTAAATATATTGAAAGAAGATATAAAATACCGCTATCAGAAACCAGGAAATGTCTATTTAGGACTGGTCCACCGCCTAGACCGGCCTGTTGGTGGTGCGATGGTATTCGCCAAAACATCAAAAGCAGCTTCGAGGCTATCCAATACCATTCGTAAAAATGAAATAGACAAAACATATCTGGCAGTTGTCAGAGGAGTTCCAGATCAGGCAACTGGTCATTTTGTTGATTATCTTGTGAAGGATAAAAAACAAAACAAAGTATCGGTGACATCATCACAATCGAAGCAGGCAAAAAAAGCAGAGCTTGGTTATGAGCTTTTAGCAAGTGAAAGTGGATTAAGCTTAGTGAAAATTCATCTCTACACAGGAAGACCACATCAAATCCGTGTTCAGTTTGCTTCCCGTAATATGCCGCTTTACGGAGACCAGAAGTATGGAGCGAAACAAAATAAGCCTGGACAGCAGATTTCACTATGGTCGCATCGATTACGTTTTTTTCATCCTGTTCGCCAAGAAGAAATCAGTAAAAAATCATTTCCGCCGGATACA
- a CDS encoding cytochrome C oxidase subunit II: MKKLVLLCLTLTLVMVLAACGSGEEDNASEDNQNSATTGNGESVDLVATNWEFDQEEYTVPAGEVTVNLTSKEGFHGIVIENSDVSIEGEGSATTTLEPGEYTIRCSVPCGTGHSEMTATLVVQ; the protein is encoded by the coding sequence ATGAAAAAATTAGTCCTATTATGCCTAACTCTTACACTAGTTATGGTTTTAGCAGCTTGTGGTTCTGGTGAAGAAGACAATGCCAGTGAAGATAACCAGAATTCTGCAACAACGGGAAATGGTGAAAGCGTGGATTTAGTTGCGACAAACTGGGAATTTGATCAGGAAGAATATACAGTTCCAGCAGGAGAAGTGACGGTTAACTTAACAAGTAAAGAAGGCTTTCATGGTATCGTGATCGAAAATAGCGATGTGTCCATTGAAGGGGAAGGCTCAGCTACTACGACGTTAGAACCGGGTGAATACACCATTAGATGTTCAGTGCCATGTGGCACGGGGCACAGTGAAATGACCGCTACGCTTGTAGTACAATAA
- a CDS encoding YdcF family protein has protein sequence MKKWLLIVFAAFFLFFLVHTSFIVIDGWTDEKKQTELGVVFGNKVNQDGSLSKRLKARLDKALQYYESKKVEKVLVSGGIGKEDFDEAKVMEQYLIRKGVNSADIIVDSNGYNTRMTAENSFRIAKANQLSVHRITVITQYFHVTRAKLAMKQAGFQATAGAHAEYVEWRDIYSIIREFPAFYQYWLFSD, from the coding sequence ATGAAAAAATGGTTGTTGATCGTATTCGCGGCATTCTTCCTATTTTTCCTTGTTCACACTTCGTTCATTGTGATAGATGGATGGACAGATGAGAAGAAACAAACAGAGCTTGGTGTGGTTTTTGGCAATAAAGTAAATCAAGATGGCAGTCTGTCGAAACGCTTAAAGGCAAGATTAGATAAAGCGCTTCAATATTATGAATCGAAAAAGGTAGAAAAAGTACTAGTAAGCGGCGGAATAGGAAAAGAAGACTTTGACGAAGCAAAAGTGATGGAGCAATACTTGATTCGAAAAGGTGTAAATTCTGCAGATATTATCGTTGACAGTAATGGTTATAATACGAGAATGACAGCTGAAAATAGTTTTCGTATCGCTAAGGCTAATCAGTTGTCGGTTCATAGAATAACGGTCATTACACAATATTTTCATGTTACCAGAGCTAAGCTAGCAATGAAGCAAGCAGGATTTCAAGCTACTGCAGGGGCACATGCTGAATATGTTGAATGGAGAGACATCTATTCGATAATACGTGAGTTTCCTGCATTCTATCAATACTGGCTATTTTCAGATTAG
- a CDS encoding thermonuclease family protein, with protein sequence MLQRTVFILLFLISIFLTSCGLPAMDYSSDTVYDAEAKVIHVVDGDTIKIEINGEEENIRLLLVDTPETKHPDLPKQPFGQEASDFAEKILSGETVQVEFDGPKRDKYDRLLGYIWIDGENFNQLLLKNGLARYAYVYDPPYTHQTEMEQAEQEAQADQLGIWSIDGYVKEDGFRHEEESDPSANIYESCSEAKSAGVTPLYEGDKGYGKHLDRDLDGVACE encoded by the coding sequence ATGCTTCAACGAACAGTGTTCATACTATTATTTCTTATCAGTATTTTTCTTACCAGTTGCGGCCTTCCTGCAATGGATTACAGCAGTGATACCGTATATGATGCTGAGGCGAAGGTTATTCACGTAGTGGACGGGGATACGATAAAAATTGAAATAAACGGTGAAGAAGAGAATATTCGATTACTTTTAGTGGACACTCCTGAAACCAAACACCCTGATTTACCGAAGCAGCCATTCGGACAAGAAGCTTCAGACTTTGCTGAGAAAATATTATCAGGAGAAACTGTTCAAGTTGAATTCGACGGGCCTAAACGAGATAAATATGATCGTCTGCTCGGTTATATTTGGATAGATGGAGAAAACTTCAATCAACTATTGTTAAAAAACGGTCTTGCCAGATACGCGTATGTGTATGATCCACCCTATACCCATCAAACAGAAATGGAACAGGCAGAGCAAGAAGCTCAAGCTGATCAACTAGGCATTTGGAGTATAGATGGTTATGTCAAGGAGGATGGTTTTCGTCACGAAGAAGAATCAGATCCCAGTGCAAATATATACGAAAGTTGCTCAGAGGCAAAATCAGCAGGAGTAACTCCTTTATACGAAGGAGATAAAGGATATGGAAAACATTTGGATCGAGATCTTGATGGTGTCGCATGTGAATGA
- a CDS encoding TatD family hydrolase: MIDSHIHLDWYKEEEQKQILMSNSIQGLIAVSSDLESCRRVAELADQNRLVFPAFGWHPEQPLPHKKELQMIFQLIRERADQIVAIGEVGLPYYSKKENPALPIDSYLSILERFIIIAKELHLPIVLHAVYEDADIVCDLLEKHHMESAHFHWFKGSAATMNRMIDNGYYISITPDCLYEEEIQQIIQYYPLQLMMIETDGPWPFEGPFAGHMTHPEMMKNSLDIIAAIKQLPLDEVEETIERNTRTFYCLK; encoded by the coding sequence ATGATTGATAGCCATATTCATCTGGATTGGTATAAGGAAGAAGAACAGAAACAAATACTGATGAGCAACTCTATTCAAGGATTAATTGCGGTATCAAGTGACTTGGAAAGTTGTAGAAGAGTGGCAGAATTAGCTGATCAGAATAGGCTGGTCTTTCCAGCCTTTGGATGGCATCCCGAACAGCCTCTTCCGCATAAAAAGGAATTACAAATGATCTTTCAATTAATTAGAGAACGTGCTGATCAGATTGTCGCAATTGGAGAGGTTGGTCTGCCTTATTACAGTAAGAAAGAGAACCCAGCTCTTCCGATCGACTCGTACCTCTCGATTTTGGAACGTTTTATTATCATTGCCAAAGAACTCCATCTTCCTATCGTATTACACGCTGTTTATGAAGATGCTGACATCGTTTGTGATCTCTTAGAAAAACATCATATGGAAAGCGCACATTTTCATTGGTTTAAAGGTTCAGCTGCCACCATGAACAGAATGATAGATAACGGATATTATATTTCAATTACGCCTGACTGTCTCTATGAAGAAGAAATACAGCAAATTATTCAATATTATCCTTTGCAATTAATGATGATTGAAACAGATGGACCTTGGCCATTTGAAGGTCCATTTGCGGGTCACATGACACATCCTGAAATGATGAAAAACTCTCTTGATATCATTGCTGCAATTAAACAACTTCCCTTAGACGAAGTGGAAGAAACGATAGAAAGAAATACACGGACATTTTATTGTCTTAAATAA
- a CDS encoding ABC transporter ATP-binding protein yields MTTLELVNISKKFQSQPVLTDVNLKVGNGEFVSLLGPSGSGKSTIFHLIGGLYLPDQGSIRLDDQEINGQKGSISYMPQTSSLFPWRTVLENVMLGAELHQKPDKQRAQEMLQRAGLHAYSEAYPHELSGGMRQRVAFVRSMLSPQSFLCLDEPFSALDEFTRLDMQKWLLSIWEEERPSVLFVTHNIEEAIFLSDRILVLGAKPAQVKAEFTVDFARPRKEEVMLTTGFLQLKKDIYQTLRGELDD; encoded by the coding sequence ATGACTACGTTAGAATTAGTCAACATAAGTAAGAAGTTTCAGTCACAACCAGTGCTTACTGATGTCAATCTGAAAGTTGGAAATGGTGAGTTTGTGTCGCTGTTAGGACCTTCCGGGAGCGGAAAAAGTACCATTTTTCATTTGATTGGCGGGCTGTATTTACCTGATCAAGGAAGCATCCGTTTAGATGATCAGGAAATAAACGGTCAAAAAGGTTCGATTAGTTATATGCCGCAGACATCATCCTTATTCCCATGGCGAACGGTTTTAGAAAATGTTATGTTGGGGGCAGAATTGCATCAGAAACCAGATAAACAAAGAGCGCAGGAAATGCTTCAACGTGCTGGATTACACGCATATAGTGAAGCATATCCACATGAGTTATCAGGTGGTATGCGGCAACGAGTGGCTTTTGTGCGGAGTATGTTAAGTCCGCAGTCATTCCTCTGTTTGGACGAGCCTTTTTCCGCACTGGATGAATTTACGAGATTGGACATGCAAAAATGGTTATTATCGATTTGGGAAGAGGAGCGTCCATCAGTATTATTTGTTACACATAATATTGAAGAGGCGATTTTTCTATCTGATCGAATTCTGGTTTTAGGTGCAAAACCTGCCCAAGTGAAAGCGGAATTCACTGTTGATTTTGCACGTCCCAGAAAAGAAGAAGTGATGTTAACAACAGGATTTTTGCAATTGAAAAAGGATATTTATCAAACATTGCGTGGTGAATTAGATGATTGA
- a CDS encoding ABC transporter permease, with translation MWRKVSLPVIMIISILLIWEGSSRLLQIPSWILPAPTEIITEAIQGWANFQQHVWATVSLTTGGFIIGTLCGLIIAMLLHVLPRVREAVYPLLILSQNIPIIVLAPLLVIWFGFGITPKLLIITLVCFFPIAVSTLDGFNQTDAELIHYMKMAGATKKQVFTKLELPHAVPQIFSGLKISATYSVMGAVISEWLGANKGIGVYMTLASSSFRTDRVFVAIFIIMLLCFIFFSIIIGLEKIILKWRPSKGESS, from the coding sequence ATGTGGAGAAAGGTATCATTACCAGTAATTATGATTATTAGTATTCTACTGATTTGGGAAGGTTCCAGCAGGTTATTACAAATACCTAGCTGGATTCTGCCTGCACCAACAGAAATAATTACAGAAGCTATCCAAGGATGGGCGAATTTTCAACAGCATGTTTGGGCAACGGTAAGTCTCACAACTGGTGGATTTATTATAGGTACCTTATGTGGTCTGATAATAGCAATGCTGCTTCATGTATTGCCAAGGGTAAGAGAAGCGGTATATCCATTGTTGATCTTGTCACAAAATATACCAATCATTGTTCTTGCTCCACTTCTTGTAATTTGGTTTGGTTTTGGCATTACACCAAAATTGTTGATTATTACATTAGTTTGCTTTTTTCCCATTGCTGTTTCCACATTGGATGGATTTAACCAAACGGATGCTGAATTGATCCATTATATGAAAATGGCTGGTGCGACCAAAAAACAAGTGTTTACCAAATTAGAATTACCACACGCTGTTCCGCAGATTTTTTCTGGTTTAAAAATATCCGCTACTTATAGTGTGATGGGAGCAGTGATTTCTGAGTGGCTTGGTGCCAATAAGGGAATTGGTGTATATATGACATTGGCATCTTCTTCGTTTAGAACAGATCGAGTTTTTGTAGCTATATTTATCATCATGTTATTATGTTTTATTTTCTTTTCGATTATTATTGGCTTAGAAAAAATAATTTTAAAATGGCGTCCATCTAAGGGGGAGTCATCATGA
- a CDS encoding MTH1187 family thiamine-binding protein gives MAEALVSVQMIPKTLNGEDSIPYVDEAIAVIDQSGVNYHVGPLETTMEGELSELFAVIEKMNQRMHQLNCPSVISQVKIYSRQDRKASMTELTKKYR, from the coding sequence ATGGCAGAAGCATTAGTAAGTGTTCAAATGATACCGAAAACCCTGAATGGAGAAGACTCTATTCCCTATGTAGACGAAGCAATTGCTGTAATCGATCAATCGGGAGTTAATTACCATGTTGGACCATTAGAAACAACGATGGAAGGGGAGTTATCTGAATTGTTTGCTGTCATTGAAAAAATGAATCAGCGCATGCATCAGTTAAATTGTCCCAGCGTAATCTCGCAAGTCAAAATTTATTCGCGACAGGATCGTAAGGCATCCATGACAGAATTAACGAAAAAATATCGATAA
- a CDS encoding ABC transporter substrate-binding protein, with protein MKKIMVALLAVCIVLVGCGEENSSSDKMEEVTLVLDWTPNTNHTGLYVAESKGYFEEQGLNVEIVMPGEAGADQTVASGKAEFGISYQESVTEARVQDIPLVSIAAVIQHNTSGFASPVDKEITSPADFAGKTYGGWGAPVESAVIDSLMKQEDASVEDVDIVNMGNTDFFTAVERDVDFAWIYYGWTGIEAELRGKELNMLYLTDYSEKLDYYTPVITTNENMIEKNPETIKKFIAAVSKGYQFTIDNPDEAADILIEEVPDLDEELVHASQQWLSPKYQDDAAQWGEQSQDVWQNYADFMYENDLLDRELDAEAAFTNEFLPE; from the coding sequence ATGAAAAAAATAATGGTCGCACTACTTGCAGTGTGTATCGTGTTGGTGGGGTGTGGAGAAGAAAACAGCTCCTCAGATAAAATGGAGGAGGTAACACTTGTCTTAGACTGGACACCTAATACTAACCACACTGGATTATATGTTGCCGAATCGAAAGGGTATTTCGAAGAACAAGGATTAAATGTAGAAATTGTAATGCCAGGTGAAGCAGGTGCAGATCAAACAGTTGCTTCAGGAAAAGCTGAATTTGGCATAAGCTACCAGGAGTCTGTCACAGAGGCAAGAGTCCAGGATATCCCATTAGTATCCATCGCAGCCGTGATCCAGCATAATACATCAGGCTTTGCTTCCCCGGTTGATAAAGAAATTACGTCACCAGCCGACTTTGCCGGGAAAACTTACGGTGGCTGGGGAGCGCCCGTAGAGTCTGCTGTAATTGATTCATTAATGAAACAGGAAGATGCATCGGTAGAGGATGTTGACATCGTCAATATGGGGAATACTGATTTCTTTACGGCGGTCGAAAGAGATGTCGATTTTGCCTGGATTTACTATGGCTGGACAGGTATCGAAGCAGAATTGCGCGGCAAAGAGTTAAATATGCTTTACTTAACTGATTATTCGGAGAAGCTGGATTACTATACACCAGTTATTACAACCAATGAAAATATGATAGAGAAGAATCCGGAAACGATTAAAAAATTCATAGCAGCTGTAAGCAAAGGTTATCAATTCACAATCGATAACCCGGACGAAGCTGCCGATATTTTAATTGAGGAAGTACCTGATCTTGATGAAGAGTTAGTACATGCCAGTCAGCAATGGTTGTCTCCAAAGTATCAAGATGATGCTGCTCAATGGGGTGAACAATCACAAGACGTATGGCAGAACTATGCTGATTTCATGTATGAGAATGATTTGCTCGATCGAGAACTAGACGCAGAAGCAGCCTTTACCAATGAATTTTTACCTGAATAG
- the wrbA gene encoding NAD(P)H:quinone oxidoreductase has protein sequence MVKVAVIYYSSTGTNYQLANWAADAIKEAGAEVRVVRAQETAPKPAIASNSKWEQHLQDTEHVPEASSDDIEWADAIIFSMPTRFGGVPSQMKQFIDSQGGLWAAGKTANKVVSAMSSASNPHGGQEATLLNFYTSMMHWGAIIVPPGYTDQSAFTSGGNPYGNSVTHTPDGDFVEDVEDAVKHQAKRVVEVATKIHG, from the coding sequence GTGGTTAAAGTAGCAGTTATTTATTATAGTTCAACAGGTACTAATTATCAGCTGGCGAATTGGGCAGCAGACGCAATAAAGGAAGCCGGAGCAGAAGTAAGAGTTGTTCGTGCACAAGAAACAGCTCCAAAGCCTGCAATTGCATCAAATTCGAAGTGGGAGCAACACCTGCAAGATACCGAGCATGTTCCAGAAGCAAGCTCTGATGATATTGAGTGGGCAGATGCAATTATTTTCAGCATGCCAACTCGATTCGGTGGTGTGCCATCACAAATGAAGCAATTTATTGATTCACAAGGTGGTTTATGGGCCGCTGGTAAGACAGCTAATAAAGTGGTAAGTGCGATGTCTTCTGCATCTAACCCGCACGGTGGTCAAGAAGCAACGTTGTTGAATTTTTATACATCGATGATGCACTGGGGAGCTATTATTGTGCCACCAGGGTATACAGATCAATCAGCCTTTACTTCAGGTGGAAATCCTTATGGAAACAGTGTCACACATACACCAGATGGTGATTTTGTCGAGGATGTAGAAGATGCAGTGAAGCATCAAGCTAAACGTGTTGTCGAAGTCGCAACGAAGATTCACGGATAA
- a CDS encoding DUF4362 domain-containing protein, producing the protein MKYLIYSLMVLVLVACGTASNGSNASEETKTPANQNKMTGYVAKYENGKVLVAENYIAPQEEEIPVQELYEKAGNAIYFNLENIDEKVTESLAIGEKIEVTHGPIAESYPAQSSATEIVRVKDSNHDLVETHGDYENLIKLETFKQAVQDQQVSHLRFIRYTTEGDPIFYNISYNGSEFNISSDSRQDSYTGTGDKWNSFTCKQMENTLTEENNISFDFTNCEQQEDLSFEVPYEKVIVPEQTYQSLEIIVGDQHILKSEDEEKINEVIEQIRTGTPKSAMIMTKMAPAGELVLKGEKTTIRFDFYKDGNLLRYNTFIEAGIKVE; encoded by the coding sequence ATGAAATACTTAATTTATTCACTAATGGTTCTTGTTCTGGTAGCTTGTGGGACTGCGAGCAATGGCAGCAATGCCAGTGAGGAGACAAAGACGCCGGCAAATCAAAACAAAATGACTGGATATGTTGCCAAATATGAGAACGGCAAAGTGTTGGTGGCAGAGAATTATATTGCACCTCAAGAGGAAGAGATACCGGTTCAAGAGTTATATGAAAAGGCAGGAAATGCTATCTATTTCAACTTGGAAAACATCGATGAAAAAGTGACTGAGTCATTGGCAATCGGTGAAAAAATTGAAGTAACGCACGGACCAATCGCAGAATCTTATCCAGCACAAAGTAGTGCAACAGAAATCGTGCGGGTGAAAGATTCGAACCATGATTTGGTCGAGACACATGGTGACTATGAAAATCTGATTAAATTGGAAACATTCAAACAAGCGGTTCAAGACCAGCAAGTCAGTCACTTACGCTTCATTCGTTATACGACAGAAGGTGATCCGATTTTTTATAATATTTCTTATAATGGCAGTGAATTTAATATTTCGAGTGATAGTCGACAAGACAGCTATACTGGTACAGGTGATAAATGGAACAGTTTTACTTGTAAGCAAATGGAGAATACGTTAACAGAAGAAAATAACATCAGCTTTGACTTTACGAATTGTGAACAGCAAGAAGATCTATCGTTTGAGGTGCCATATGAGAAGGTGATTGTTCCAGAGCAAACTTATCAAAGTCTGGAAATAATCGTAGGTGACCAACATATTCTGAAGAGCGAAGACGAGGAAAAAATCAATGAAGTGATCGAGCAAATTAGAACAGGCACTCCAAAATCAGCTATGATCATGACGAAGATGGCACCGGCAGGCGAATTGGTGTTAAAAGGAGAAAAAACAACCATTCGTTTTGATTTTTATAAGGATGGTAATCTGCTTCGTTATAACACATTCATCGAAGCAGGAATAAAAGTTGAATAA
- a CDS encoding metal ABC transporter solute-binding protein, Zn/Mn family yields MKKLTALLFLMGLVLIGCNTETSESTGDNASSEDKTIKIYATLYPLAYFAEEIGGEQVEVETILPAGADPHSYEPTSKMMVDIAASDIFLFNGANLESYAGAIQEALSDEDVLMVEAADGVTTMEHSHSHEEESEHDHEHDHEHEESESSESTEDGHSHGDVDPHLWLDPVRAIEMARNIKDALVSQDPANEDLYTDNFSQLETKLTELDESFHTQIEEAASHQILVTHAAYGYWQESYHIEQIALTGLSPSEEPSQKELEQIIDHVKETDINYLLFEQNVEPKVAQVIQSETNLESLELHNLSVLTEEDVENNETYFTLMERNLDVLTKALNN; encoded by the coding sequence ATGAAAAAGTTAACGGCTTTATTATTTTTAATGGGATTAGTCTTAATAGGATGTAATACGGAAACCTCTGAATCAACAGGAGATAATGCTTCTTCTGAGGATAAGACGATTAAAATATATGCGACATTATATCCTTTAGCGTATTTTGCTGAGGAAATCGGTGGGGAGCAAGTGGAGGTAGAGACAATACTTCCCGCTGGAGCTGATCCGCACAGTTATGAACCGACATCTAAAATGATGGTCGATATAGCGGCAAGTGATATCTTTTTGTTTAATGGTGCTAATCTAGAATCTTATGCTGGTGCCATTCAAGAAGCACTTAGTGATGAAGATGTCCTAATGGTGGAAGCTGCAGATGGTGTAACAACAATGGAACACAGTCATTCACACGAAGAAGAATCAGAGCATGACCATGAGCACGATCATGAACATGAGGAGTCTGAAAGTAGTGAAAGCACAGAAGATGGACATTCTCATGGTGATGTCGACCCGCATTTATGGCTTGATCCGGTTCGTGCAATAGAGATGGCGCGTAATATTAAAGATGCTTTGGTATCTCAGGATCCTGCTAATGAAGATCTATATACAGATAATTTCAGTCAGTTAGAAACAAAGCTAACAGAATTAGATGAATCTTTTCATACGCAAATAGAAGAAGCAGCCAGTCATCAGATATTGGTCACTCATGCTGCATATGGTTATTGGCAAGAAAGCTATCATATTGAACAAATTGCTTTAACCGGTTTATCCCCGTCTGAAGAACCATCACAAAAAGAATTAGAGCAGATTATTGATCATGTAAAAGAAACTGATATTAACTATTTGCTGTTTGAGCAAAATGTCGAACCGAAAGTAGCGCAGGTTATTCAGTCAGAGACAAATTTGGAATCATTGGAACTGCACAACCTTTCTGTTTTGACAGAGGAAGATGTTGAAAACAATGAAACATATTTTACATTGATGGAACGCAATTTAGATGTTTTAACCAAAGCATTAAACAATTAA
- a CDS encoding FixH family protein has translation MKKLFWLMLSAIIVLTACADNSNTEDSAEEDELQGIKVNFTLPEQAKTGEAVTLTATVTTTSGEKVTDAEEMMFEYWNIEDEENTVMVESTNNEDGTYTAEVTFSEPGDYESYAHTTANGIHSMPKKAISITGEALNSEQESEDHEEMTEEETSHEHQHSSGFEINVAPLNDVTANEDKEITVQLLSDGTAYEGARVRYEIVISSEKHEWIDAEEVSSGEYKGTFAFPEAGTYDMTVHVNDEDGLHEHTETEVEVSE, from the coding sequence ATGAAAAAATTATTTTGGTTAATGTTAAGCGCAATCATAGTTCTTACCGCATGTGCAGATAATTCCAACACTGAGGATTCCGCTGAAGAAGATGAATTACAGGGAATTAAGGTCAATTTTACATTACCTGAACAAGCTAAAACCGGCGAAGCAGTCACACTAACGGCTACAGTAACAACTACAAGCGGTGAAAAGGTGACGGATGCAGAAGAGATGATGTTCGAATATTGGAATATTGAAGATGAAGAAAATACGGTAATGGTAGAATCAACTAATAATGAAGATGGTACATATACTGCAGAGGTTACATTTTCTGAACCTGGAGATTACGAAAGTTATGCGCACACTACTGCTAATGGCATTCACTCTATGCCGAAAAAAGCAATTTCGATAACTGGAGAGGCGTTAAATTCTGAGCAGGAATCAGAAGATCATGAGGAAATGACTGAAGAAGAAACGTCCCATGAGCATCAACATTCCAGTGGCTTTGAAATCAATGTAGCTCCTTTGAATGATGTTACTGCGAATGAAGATAAGGAAATAACGGTACAATTATTGTCTGATGGAACAGCTTACGAAGGTGCTCGAGTTCGGTATGAAATTGTAATAAGCAGCGAAAAGCACGAATGGATTGATGCAGAAGAAGTTAGCAGCGGGGAATACAAAGGAACCTTTGCCTTTCCTGAAGCAGGCACATATGATATGACTGTTCACGTCAATGATGAGGACGGACTGC